The Methylacidimicrobium sp. B4 genome contains a region encoding:
- a CDS encoding ABC transporter ATP-binding protein — MNPQEPHSHFPAAAEVKSAKAIVARDLWKSFDHGQTPVLQGVSLEISRGEMVALWGSSGSGKSTLLHLLSGLERPDRGEVFILGLDPAGEETRLQLYRRSIGFVFQLHNLIPDLTLLENLRIPCLAAGRPPKEADARARHLAEKVGLSHRLASRIQTLSGGERQRTAICRALMNQPQVIFADEPTGALDEKTADLVFELLLRLVAEEGASVILATHERRFAEGCRRVLRVHQGQALPL; from the coding sequence ATGAATCCCCAAGAACCCCATAGCCATTTCCCCGCCGCCGCAGAGGTAAAATCGGCGAAGGCGATCGTCGCCCGGGACCTCTGGAAGAGCTTTGATCATGGGCAGACTCCGGTCCTCCAGGGAGTCAGCCTGGAGATCAGCCGTGGGGAGATGGTGGCGCTCTGGGGTTCCTCGGGTTCCGGAAAGAGTACCCTTCTTCACCTGCTCAGTGGATTGGAGCGGCCGGATCGAGGCGAGGTCTTCATTCTCGGGCTCGATCCAGCCGGCGAGGAGACCCGCCTTCAGCTATACCGACGCTCTATAGGATTCGTCTTTCAGCTGCACAACCTGATTCCGGATTTGACGCTGCTTGAAAACCTGCGGATTCCCTGCCTGGCGGCGGGACGGCCGCCCAAGGAGGCCGACGCCCGCGCGCGCCATCTCGCGGAGAAGGTCGGCCTCTCCCATCGGCTCGCGAGCCGGATTCAGACGCTGTCCGGCGGGGAGCGGCAGCGTACCGCGATCTGTCGGGCCCTGATGAATCAGCCGCAGGTGATTTTTGCCGACGAGCCGACCGGCGCGCTCGACGAGAAGACTGCGGATCTCGTCTTCGAACTGCTCCTTCGGTTGGTCGCCGAGGAGGGGGCCTCCGTGATCCTCGCCACGCACGAGCGGCGCTTCGCCGAGGGCTGCCGCCGGGTCCTCCGGGTCCATCAAGGACAGGCTCTTCCCTTATGA
- a CDS encoding ABC transporter permease has protein sequence MDFLRLIFLNIRRHKLRSLITASGIGFGAASMLCIVSIVLGAVGMFQNILSTESQFILFERNVSDLFFSSVRASQLEEIRKLGLVKRVDPLLVGIVSSPNHPIITCFGVDADNPRLRHARWLGGSLSRFGQDRGAVCLGERAASFLKKAMGEEIQIGSRRFLVGGILRTANGFEDGGVFFPLPLAQEFFHKESQASLATVELRPGASFDAFRKLIDERFPDLIALEDKEFNRSYSQFRILNVTSWAIGICSFLLGGMGVANTMLMSVFARVREIAVLRVCGFSRRQVASLILGEAVVLSGLGSLGGCVAGLAALAAMNAAPQLQGYVRASLRADLLAGVALVTLVTAIAGAFYPAYFASRIAPAEALRYE, from the coding sequence ATGGATTTTCTCAGGCTCATCTTTCTTAACATTCGCCGTCACAAGCTCCGCAGCCTCATAACGGCTTCCGGGATCGGCTTTGGAGCTGCTTCCATGCTCTGCATCGTTTCTATCGTGCTGGGGGCGGTCGGAATGTTTCAGAACATCCTGTCGACGGAGAGCCAGTTCATTCTGTTCGAGAGGAATGTCTCCGACCTCTTCTTCAGCAGCGTGCGCGCCTCGCAGCTCGAGGAGATCCGAAAGCTTGGTTTGGTGAAACGAGTGGACCCTCTGCTCGTGGGAATCGTCAGCTCTCCCAACCATCCCATCATTACCTGCTTTGGAGTGGATGCCGATAACCCGCGCCTCCGCCATGCCCGCTGGCTGGGCGGTTCACTCTCCCGCTTCGGCCAAGATAGGGGTGCGGTCTGCTTGGGCGAACGAGCTGCCTCCTTCCTCAAGAAGGCGATGGGAGAGGAGATCCAGATCGGGAGCCGCCGCTTTCTCGTCGGGGGCATTTTGCGGACGGCAAACGGCTTCGAGGACGGGGGCGTCTTCTTTCCCTTGCCGCTGGCCCAAGAGTTCTTTCACAAGGAGTCCCAGGCCTCGCTGGCCACGGTGGAGCTCCGCCCGGGGGCGAGCTTCGATGCCTTCCGGAAGCTGATCGATGAACGCTTCCCGGATCTGATCGCTCTCGAGGACAAGGAGTTCAATCGCTCCTACTCCCAGTTTCGCATCCTCAATGTCACGAGCTGGGCGATCGGGATCTGCTCTTTCCTCCTTGGAGGCATGGGCGTAGCCAACACGATGCTGATGTCGGTTTTCGCCCGCGTTCGGGAGATTGCGGTTCTGCGGGTCTGCGGCTTCTCTCGACGACAGGTCGCGAGCCTCATCCTGGGGGAAGCGGTGGTCCTTTCCGGTTTGGGAAGCCTGGGCGGATGCGTTGCGGGCCTGGCCGCGCTCGCAGCGATGAATGCGGCGCCTCAGCTCCAGGGCTATGTCCGCGCCTCTCTTCGAGCGGATCTCTTGGCAGGCGTCGCCCTGGTCACTCTGGTTACCGCGATCGCGGGTGCATTCTATCCCGCCTATTTTGCCTCCCGCATCGCACCCGCAGAAGCTCTGCGTTACGAATGA
- a CDS encoding polyprenyl synthetase family protein, which yields MQRSLRVAILRSLTNSGSLFRAQLAYGAMVAVGFSTELAKKFACAIEYFHIASLLLDDLPCMDDSRERRGRICLHLLHGEPTAILGSLALITRAYALFGEVSTRIPTRRQTEACRLLERCLGSGGIVNGQAEDLAYRTGGRREVLRIALGKTVPLIRLALGFPSLAANLPARQRLLLHRISVYWGLLYQGIDDIHDASEPVSLVLLAEGRDAHLCRPNLLLAVGRERTVASLLRLSALARRAVNLLAGDRRFGFLKPVQQAISERLASSLLKVREINWHGFSQAHLS from the coding sequence ATGCAACGCTCCTTGCGGGTCGCGATTCTCCGATCACTGACCAACTCCGGGAGCCTCTTCCGGGCCCAACTCGCCTACGGAGCGATGGTTGCCGTGGGATTCTCTACGGAGCTTGCGAAAAAGTTCGCTTGTGCCATCGAATATTTTCACATTGCTTCGCTGCTGCTGGACGACCTGCCATGCATGGATGATTCCAGGGAGCGGCGCGGTCGAATTTGCCTGCATCTTCTGCATGGGGAACCTACCGCGATCCTGGGGAGCCTCGCGCTCATCACCCGGGCCTATGCGCTTTTCGGCGAAGTGAGCACGCGGATTCCCACGCGGAGGCAGACGGAGGCGTGCCGGCTCCTCGAGCGCTGCCTTGGATCGGGTGGCATTGTCAACGGACAGGCGGAAGATCTGGCGTACCGAACGGGAGGCCGACGGGAAGTCCTGAGGATTGCCTTAGGGAAGACCGTTCCCCTGATCCGATTGGCTCTTGGCTTCCCCTCCTTGGCGGCCAATCTCCCGGCGCGGCAGCGGCTCCTGCTCCATCGCATCAGCGTCTACTGGGGGTTGCTCTACCAAGGGATCGATGACATTCATGACGCGAGCGAACCGGTCTCCCTCGTCCTGTTGGCGGAGGGAAGGGATGCGCATCTTTGCAGGCCGAATCTACTCCTTGCGGTCGGCCGGGAAAGGACCGTGGCTTCCCTGCTTCGACTCTCCGCCCTTGCGCGCCGCGCGGTGAATCTCCTGGCCGGGGATCGGCGATTCGGCTTTCTAAAGCCGGTACAACAGGCGATTTCGGAACGACTGGCTTCCTCTCTGCTCAAAGTGCGAGAGATCAACTGGCATGGATTTTCTCAGGCTCATCTTTCTTAA
- a CDS encoding TlyA family RNA methyltransferase, translating to MRLANAGARKNAAPRRLRLDLALVERGLCESRDAAQRAILAGRVRIGEALADKPSRLVDPEAHLRLEQPDRYVGRGGHKLEAALRGFSLDPSGSTCLDVGASTGGFTDCLLQHGARRVIALDVGRAQLHWKLRQDPRVIVREGINARLLRPENLGEVVDLATVDVSFISLRLVLPALLPLVRPEGWIIALIKPQFEAGRAEVGKGGIVRDPGVRERVVEEMRRWVGAFPECEDRGILPSPILGGSGNQEFLWGLFRKPAIDPG from the coding sequence ATGAGGCTTGCGAACGCAGGAGCACGCAAGAACGCGGCACCCCGCAGGCTCAGGCTCGATCTCGCCCTGGTCGAGCGGGGGCTCTGCGAGAGCCGGGATGCGGCGCAGCGGGCAATCTTGGCCGGAAGGGTCCGAATCGGGGAAGCGCTTGCGGACAAGCCGAGCCGCCTGGTCGATCCCGAGGCGCATCTCCGGCTGGAGCAGCCTGATCGTTATGTTGGCCGCGGAGGGCATAAGCTCGAGGCGGCGCTCCGCGGCTTCTCCCTCGACCCCTCGGGTTCGACCTGCCTCGATGTCGGAGCGTCCACCGGCGGGTTCACCGACTGCCTCTTGCAGCATGGCGCTCGGCGGGTCATCGCTCTCGACGTGGGCCGAGCGCAGCTCCACTGGAAGCTCCGGCAGGACCCGCGCGTCATCGTGCGCGAGGGGATCAATGCCCGCCTGCTTCGTCCGGAAAACCTCGGAGAGGTCGTCGACTTGGCGACGGTTGATGTCTCCTTCATTTCGCTGCGCCTGGTGCTTCCGGCGCTCTTGCCCCTCGTCCGGCCGGAGGGCTGGATCATCGCGCTGATCAAGCCCCAGTTCGAGGCCGGTCGGGCGGAGGTCGGCAAGGGGGGGATCGTCCGAGATCCGGGAGTGCGCGAACGCGTCGTGGAGGAGATGCGCCGTTGGGTAGGGGCATTCCCAGAGTGCGAGGATCGCGGAATCCTTCCCTCCCCCATCCTCGGCGGCTCCGGGAACCAGGAGTTTCTCTGGGGCTTGTTCCGGAAGCCTGCGATCGATCCCGGGTGA
- a CDS encoding quinol:electron acceptor oxidoreductase subunit ActD, whose product MKEGYSASAPWRPPGASAEGQPPASAAGPLDRPPLLEPPGTIASVTQGVCQFLERPAPAWWLPATIVTGLVATLVLAANAYLVGTGVGVWGVQVPVVWGFAIINFVFWIGIGHAGTLISAILLLTRQKWRNSLNRASEATAIFAVACGAIFPAIHVGRQWMAWYLIPVPQYIAIWPNFRAPLLWDVAAVLTYLTVSVLYWYLGMIPDFATLREREKHPWRRKLFAILSMGWSSSAREWNHYEMGYLCLAGLLAPLVLSVHSFVSCDFAATILPGWHATIFPPYFGAGAIFGGFAVILVLLIPLRALMPELKEFILPIHIEQMAKWLLTTGSLVGYVYLTELFLAWYSANPFERYAFWNRITGPYAPEFWGMLTCNAIAPQLLWFRAVRRRPWIVFGVAVLANIGMWLERFVIIVISLHRDFLPSSWSLYHPTWIDIGLLVGSVGLFLFLFLLFLRFLPIIAMFEVKALCNGAAEVTSASPEPPKASLADLEHATFGLGARFPSAAALCRAGRALREKGFRRIELYSPYPFHGLAEAAGHGKSWVSACVLGAGALGFCIAVCLEIFTSIPRPAPLRGLLSSHLLDLFFPLVVQGKPYISLPAFFAVVFETTALFSAFGAVLGILLASSLPRFHRPLFDWDLFSRRSQDDGFFLLVERRDPRFSADLPRLLKEIGALEIRAIPE is encoded by the coding sequence ATGAAAGAAGGTTACTCTGCATCGGCCCCCTGGCGACCTCCCGGCGCTTCGGCCGAAGGCCAACCCCCGGCGTCGGCAGCCGGGCCTCTCGATCGTCCCCCCCTGTTGGAACCGCCTGGGACAATTGCCTCGGTTACCCAGGGAGTCTGCCAATTCCTTGAGCGGCCCGCTCCAGCCTGGTGGCTCCCGGCCACGATCGTCACGGGCCTGGTTGCCACGCTCGTCCTGGCGGCCAACGCCTACCTGGTGGGCACGGGGGTCGGCGTCTGGGGGGTCCAGGTGCCCGTCGTCTGGGGATTCGCCATCATCAACTTCGTTTTCTGGATCGGCATCGGCCATGCCGGAACCCTGATCTCTGCCATTCTCCTGCTCACCCGCCAAAAATGGCGCAACTCCCTCAACCGCGCCTCGGAGGCGACCGCCATCTTCGCGGTCGCCTGCGGAGCGATCTTCCCGGCGATCCACGTCGGCCGCCAATGGATGGCTTGGTACCTGATCCCGGTCCCGCAATACATCGCGATCTGGCCGAACTTTCGCGCGCCGCTTCTCTGGGATGTAGCCGCCGTCCTCACCTATCTCACCGTCTCGGTGCTCTACTGGTATCTGGGAATGATCCCCGACTTCGCCACCCTCCGCGAAAGGGAGAAGCATCCCTGGCGTCGGAAGCTCTTTGCCATCCTCTCGATGGGTTGGTCGAGCTCGGCCCGGGAGTGGAACCACTACGAAATGGGCTATCTCTGCTTGGCGGGCCTCCTCGCACCCCTGGTTCTCTCGGTCCACTCCTTCGTCTCCTGCGACTTCGCGGCCACGATCCTGCCCGGCTGGCATGCGACCATCTTCCCTCCCTACTTCGGCGCCGGGGCGATCTTCGGCGGCTTCGCCGTGATCCTGGTTCTTCTCATCCCTCTGCGGGCCCTCATGCCCGAGCTGAAGGAGTTTATCCTGCCGATCCACATTGAGCAGATGGCCAAATGGCTCCTGACAACGGGCTCCCTGGTCGGCTACGTCTACTTGACCGAGCTCTTCCTCGCCTGGTACAGCGCCAATCCGTTCGAGCGCTACGCATTCTGGAATCGGATCACCGGGCCCTATGCTCCCGAGTTCTGGGGCATGCTCACCTGCAACGCGATCGCGCCGCAGCTCCTCTGGTTCCGGGCGGTCCGGAGGAGACCCTGGATCGTCTTCGGCGTAGCCGTTCTGGCCAATATCGGCATGTGGCTCGAGCGCTTCGTCATCATCGTAATCTCTCTCCACCGGGATTTCCTTCCCTCGTCCTGGAGCCTCTACCATCCCACCTGGATCGACATCGGGCTCCTGGTCGGCTCGGTGGGCCTCTTTCTCTTCCTCTTCCTCCTCTTTCTCCGCTTTCTTCCGATCATCGCCATGTTCGAGGTGAAGGCGCTCTGCAACGGTGCCGCGGAGGTCACCTCTGCTTCGCCCGAGCCGCCGAAGGCCTCCCTCGCTGACCTGGAGCACGCGACGTTCGGCCTGGGAGCCCGGTTCCCCTCCGCCGCCGCTCTTTGTCGAGCCGGTCGGGCGCTGCGGGAGAAGGGCTTTCGGCGAATCGAGCTCTATTCTCCTTATCCCTTCCACGGGCTGGCGGAGGCCGCGGGGCACGGAAAGAGCTGGGTCTCCGCCTGCGTCCTGGGAGCGGGAGCGCTCGGCTTCTGTATCGCAGTTTGCCTGGAGATCTTCACCTCGATCCCGCGCCCCGCCCCCCTGCGCGGCCTGCTCTCGAGCCATCTGCTCGATCTCTTTTTCCCGCTGGTCGTACAAGGCAAGCCCTACATCAGCCTTCCGGCATTCTTCGCCGTCGTCTTTGAAACGACCGCCCTTTTCTCCGCATTCGGAGCGGTGCTCGGCATTCTCCTGGCCAGCTCGCTTCCCCGCTTCCACCGGCCGCTCTTCGATTGGGACCTCTTCAGCAGAAGAAGTCAGGACGACGGCTTCTTTCTCCTCGTCGAGCGCCGGGATCCCCGGTTTTCCGCGGATCTCCCCCGGCTCCTGAAAGAGATCGGAGCCTTGGAGATCCGTGCGATTCCGGAATGA
- a CDS encoding DUF72 domain-containing protein, with protein MVLVLVGTASWTDPTLLGSGWYPAEARDAASRLRYYAAHFPLVEIDSTYYALPRPENAKRWVERTPAGFVFDCKAFRLFTQHPASQTALPPDLRPPAGREPRERIYYRDLAEETRQELWRRFREGLAPLKEAGKLGVVLLQFPPWFAYGRENVAHLVLCGERLEGFRIAVEFRNATWFSGGRAEETLQWEAQHGWIPVIVDEPQGTRTSVPALWTIPSSEIAVVRLHGRNRETWMARNLASAADRFRYLYDDAELREIARGVRSLRASQIHVLFNNCYRDYGVRNAARFQELLAGMGS; from the coding sequence ATGGTGCTCGTCCTGGTCGGTACGGCTTCGTGGACGGATCCTACGCTCCTGGGCTCCGGCTGGTATCCCGCGGAAGCCCGGGATGCGGCGTCGCGCTTGCGCTACTACGCGGCTCATTTCCCTCTCGTCGAAATCGACTCGACCTACTACGCGCTTCCCCGGCCGGAAAACGCCAAGCGGTGGGTGGAAAGGACTCCCGCCGGCTTCGTTTTCGACTGCAAGGCCTTCCGCCTCTTCACGCAACATCCCGCCTCCCAGACCGCCCTTCCTCCCGATCTGCGGCCCCCCGCCGGCCGGGAACCCCGGGAAAGGATCTACTACCGGGATCTGGCCGAAGAAACGCGCCAGGAGCTTTGGAGGCGCTTTCGTGAGGGCCTCGCACCGCTCAAGGAGGCCGGGAAGCTCGGCGTCGTTCTCCTCCAATTTCCTCCCTGGTTTGCCTACGGTCGGGAGAATGTCGCGCATCTGGTGCTGTGTGGAGAGCGGCTCGAGGGCTTTCGGATCGCTGTCGAGTTCCGGAACGCGACCTGGTTTTCCGGCGGGCGGGCCGAAGAGACGCTCCAGTGGGAGGCTCAGCACGGGTGGATTCCCGTGATCGTCGACGAGCCGCAGGGAACCCGCACGAGCGTTCCGGCTCTCTGGACGATTCCGTCGTCCGAGATCGCGGTGGTGCGTCTGCACGGAAGAAACCGGGAAACCTGGATGGCCCGGAATCTCGCCTCCGCTGCCGATCGCTTCCGGTACCTGTACGATGATGCGGAGCTTCGCGAGATTGCCCGCGGAGTCCGGTCCCTGCGCGCTTCGCAGATCCATGTCCTTTTCAACAACTGCTATCGAGACTACGGGGTGCGCAACGCCGCCCGCTTCCAGGAGCTCCTCGCGGGCATGGGTTCCTGA
- a CDS encoding NAD-dependent epimerase/dehydratase family protein — MKILITGCAGFLGFSLARRLLGSGGEVVGVDNVNAYYSVALKEARVRLLAEAPSFRFERLDLRHPKPIDDLLARERPEAIVHFAAQAGVRYSLREPAAYVEDNVLATVHLLEAARRASPPPHLLYASSSSVYGLNASLPFSVRDSVAHPASVYAATKRATELLAHSYSHLYRLPTTGLRFFTVYGPWGRPDMAYFSFTRAILGGEPIEVYGKGELRRDFTYVDDVIEAVARLIPRRAAADPGWDPAHPDPSRSSAPYRIFNIGNRTPLSVRELVEAIERAVGRRAILRFSPTPPGDVTATAADTTELEEEAGFAPSTPLAVGIERFVSWYREVAVHLSES; from the coding sequence ATGAAGATTCTGATCACCGGCTGCGCTGGCTTCCTCGGGTTTTCCCTTGCCCGCCGGCTCCTGGGGAGTGGCGGGGAGGTTGTCGGGGTCGACAACGTCAACGCCTACTACTCCGTAGCGCTCAAGGAGGCGAGGGTGCGCCTTCTTGCGGAAGCCCCCTCCTTCCGTTTCGAAAGGCTCGATCTGCGTCATCCGAAGCCGATCGATGACCTCCTTGCGCGGGAGCGGCCGGAGGCGATCGTCCACTTCGCAGCCCAGGCGGGTGTCCGCTACAGCCTCCGCGAACCGGCCGCCTACGTGGAGGACAACGTCCTCGCCACCGTCCACCTGCTCGAGGCCGCCCGCCGCGCCTCCCCCCCGCCGCATCTTCTCTATGCGAGCTCGAGCTCGGTCTATGGGCTCAATGCTTCCCTCCCGTTTTCCGTGCGCGATTCCGTGGCCCATCCCGCGAGCGTCTACGCCGCGACCAAGCGGGCCACCGAGCTGCTCGCACATTCCTACAGCCATCTCTATCGGCTGCCGACCACCGGCTTGCGCTTTTTCACCGTCTACGGTCCGTGGGGTCGGCCCGACATGGCCTACTTTTCGTTTACGCGCGCCATCCTGGGCGGCGAGCCGATCGAGGTGTACGGCAAAGGAGAGCTGCGGCGAGATTTCACCTATGTCGACGATGTGATTGAAGCGGTTGCGCGCTTGATTCCTCGGAGGGCCGCCGCCGATCCGGGCTGGGATCCGGCTCATCCAGATCCCTCGCGCAGCTCGGCTCCCTACCGGATTTTCAATATCGGCAACCGGACCCCTCTCTCCGTCCGCGAGCTGGTGGAAGCGATTGAACGGGCGGTCGGACGGCGGGCGATCCTCCGCTTTTCGCCGACTCCACCCGGGGACGTGACCGCGACAGCTGCGGATACGACCGAGCTCGAGGAAGAGGCCGGATTTGCCCCGAGCACGCCGCTTGCGGTGGGGATCGAGAGATTCGTCTCGTGGTACCGGGAGGTCGCCGTCCACCTCTCGGAGTCGTAG
- a CDS encoding menaquinone biosynthesis decarboxylase produces the protein MECESFADFARLLEREGELVRISEPVRTDLEITALADREMKAPGGGDALLVEKPLLSDGSISPFPVLINAFGSERRMELVLGRPLEKLVEEIRALLHAEPPRSFREGWELLGKALALARCRPHRVEDGPCRDRIVSMGPSAETDLRSLPVLRCWPKDGGPFITLPQVFTKDPKTGKRNVGMYRMQVYDRVTTGMHWQIHKVGARHETGYWGKGGRMPVAVCLGGDPILTFAATAPLPDGVDEVLFAGFLRKKGIPLVRCETVDLEVPATADFVLEGYVEPPELRPEGPFGDHTGFYTPVEPYPVFHLTSITHRKDAVYPATIVGKPPMEDFYLGTASVRLLFPVLQATFPEIVDLALPPEGVFHDLVFVSIRKQYPYQAYKVMHGLWGMGQMMFTKILVVVDAEVNVHDTADVLFHLCANVDPERDFLFTRGPCDSLDHAQATPNMGSHVGIDATRKLPAEGYPRPWPEEVSLPVDLSRELFARFPQRREGKGVRQP, from the coding sequence ATGGAGTGCGAATCGTTTGCCGACTTTGCCCGGCTGCTGGAGAGGGAAGGGGAGCTGGTCCGGATCTCGGAACCGGTGCGCACCGATCTGGAAATTACCGCACTGGCCGATCGGGAGATGAAGGCTCCCGGAGGGGGGGATGCTCTGCTCGTGGAGAAGCCGCTGCTCTCTGACGGGTCGATTTCCCCCTTCCCGGTGTTGATCAACGCCTTTGGCTCCGAGCGCCGGATGGAGCTCGTCCTGGGCAGGCCTTTGGAGAAGCTCGTCGAAGAGATCCGCGCGCTGCTTCATGCCGAGCCGCCCCGTTCGTTTCGGGAAGGGTGGGAGCTCTTGGGCAAGGCGCTCGCTCTGGCTCGGTGCAGGCCCCACCGGGTGGAGGACGGACCCTGCCGCGACCGGATCGTCAGCATGGGACCTTCGGCGGAGACCGATCTGCGTTCCCTTCCGGTTCTCCGATGCTGGCCGAAGGACGGAGGTCCCTTCATCACCCTGCCGCAGGTCTTTACGAAGGATCCGAAGACCGGGAAGCGCAATGTCGGCATGTACCGGATGCAGGTTTACGACCGGGTGACCACCGGAATGCACTGGCAGATTCACAAGGTGGGTGCTCGCCACGAAACGGGGTATTGGGGGAAAGGAGGGCGGATGCCGGTTGCCGTCTGCCTGGGAGGCGACCCGATCCTGACCTTCGCCGCCACGGCTCCCCTTCCGGATGGTGTCGACGAGGTGCTCTTCGCGGGATTTCTGCGAAAGAAGGGGATTCCTCTGGTGCGCTGCGAAACGGTCGATCTCGAGGTTCCCGCAACCGCCGATTTTGTCCTCGAGGGGTATGTGGAGCCTCCGGAGCTTCGTCCGGAGGGACCGTTCGGGGATCACACCGGCTTCTACACTCCGGTCGAGCCCTACCCGGTCTTCCATCTCACCTCGATCACCCACCGGAAGGACGCCGTCTATCCGGCAACGATCGTCGGCAAGCCTCCGATGGAGGACTTTTATCTCGGGACCGCGAGCGTCCGCCTCCTCTTCCCGGTGCTGCAGGCGACCTTCCCGGAGATCGTCGATCTGGCCCTCCCCCCAGAAGGGGTCTTCCACGACCTGGTCTTCGTGAGCATCCGCAAGCAGTATCCCTATCAGGCCTACAAGGTGATGCATGGCCTCTGGGGCATGGGGCAGATGATGTTTACGAAGATCCTGGTCGTCGTCGATGCCGAGGTCAATGTCCACGACACCGCCGACGTGCTCTTCCACCTCTGCGCCAACGTCGATCCCGAGCGAGACTTTCTCTTCACCCGGGGGCCGTGCGACAGCCTGGATCATGCGCAGGCGACTCCGAACATGGGGAGCCATGTCGGGATCGACGCCACCCGGAAATTGCCCGCCGAAGGCTACCCGCGGCCATGGCCCGAAGAGGTTTCGCTTCCGGTCGATCTCTCTCGCGAGCTTTTTGCGCGATTTCCGCAGAGGAGGGAGGGCAAGGGGGTACGCCAGCCATGA
- a CDS encoding SCO family protein, which yields MRRTLLCAAASCSILMATLAMAADSSVMPAGQSHGVQSPVDFDLVPPAPGSYRLERIMPAPDGMVLDIDGKEKRLSQFTTGKITLLSFIYTSCRDAKGCPLAYAVLQRIERELEKRASLQGKVRLVTLSFDPQHDTPEVMRQYGGGRITDSHGLRWHFLTPRSQKAVIPLLDGFGQDLMLVSGPEGKQEVSHVLKVFLMDKAGEIREIYSSAFLVPQVVLNDIETLLLEEAPGPR from the coding sequence ATGAGGAGAACCCTCCTCTGCGCTGCCGCATCTTGCTCTATCCTGATGGCCACTCTGGCCATGGCGGCGGATTCTTCCGTGATGCCCGCAGGCCAATCCCATGGCGTGCAGTCGCCGGTCGATTTCGATCTCGTGCCGCCGGCTCCGGGCAGCTACCGGCTGGAGAGAATCATGCCGGCGCCCGATGGCATGGTTCTCGACATCGATGGCAAGGAGAAGCGCCTTTCGCAGTTCACCACGGGGAAAATCACCCTGCTTTCCTTCATCTACACGAGCTGCCGAGACGCCAAGGGCTGCCCGCTCGCCTATGCCGTGCTTCAGCGCATCGAGCGAGAGCTCGAGAAGAGAGCTTCGCTTCAGGGAAAGGTGCGCCTTGTGACGCTGAGCTTTGATCCGCAGCATGACACCCCCGAGGTGATGCGCCAGTACGGGGGAGGGAGGATCACGGATTCGCATGGTTTGCGGTGGCATTTCTTGACCCCGCGTTCACAGAAGGCCGTAATTCCCCTGCTCGACGGCTTTGGGCAGGATCTGATGCTGGTTTCCGGGCCTGAGGGGAAGCAGGAGGTAAGCCACGTGCTCAAGGTATTTCTGATGGATAAGGCCGGAGAGATACGGGAGATCTACAGCAGCGCGTTCCTGGTGCCCCAGGTGGTCCTCAATGACATCGAGACTCTGCTCCTGGAGGAGGCTCCCGGGCCGCGCTGA